DNA sequence from the Candidatus Binatia bacterium genome:
CCAGGCGGTACGCGAAAGAAGTGCGCCGCCCGCTGCGGGCGATCGTGGAGGACGGGTTGAGGCGCGTGCTCTCCGAACCTCCCGCGTCGCACGGTTACAGGCTGGTCGACGCCAGCGTCGGGGACCCGG
Encoded proteins:
- a CDS encoding DUF2191 domain-containing protein, which produces MKTTLDIQDALLDRARRYAKEVRRPLRAIVEDGLRRVLSEPPASHGYRLVDASVGDPDGTDPLEALSWHDLREEIYGEPTIR